The following coding sequences lie in one Candidatus Eremiobacterota bacterium genomic window:
- a CDS encoding ComF family protein → MTWRPLLDVLFPAQCANCNALGAGLCDACVPRDGIVRVRFPALSVTAFGTYDGALRCAVLALKDGRRDVAEALGRIVAPLVGADALLVPIPTTAKRRRVRGLDGVAIVARAAAQIAGARVVPALEHRSGDAQRGRSRSQRLAARGRFACNPACVAARRVTLFDDVCTTGATLLDCAGSVREAGGIVEDAVVVAVTKSDRCGVFPA, encoded by the coding sequence ATGACGTGGCGTCCGCTCCTCGACGTGCTATTTCCCGCTCAATGCGCCAACTGCAACGCTTTGGGAGCTGGGCTCTGTGACGCATGCGTTCCGCGCGATGGTATCGTTCGCGTGCGCTTTCCGGCGCTGTCGGTCACGGCGTTTGGAACGTACGACGGTGCATTGCGCTGCGCAGTGCTGGCGCTCAAAGATGGCCGGCGCGATGTCGCCGAAGCGCTGGGACGCATCGTAGCTCCACTGGTCGGCGCCGATGCGCTGCTCGTGCCGATTCCAACGACGGCGAAACGCCGGCGCGTACGCGGGCTCGATGGAGTCGCAATCGTCGCGCGCGCGGCCGCTCAAATTGCCGGCGCTCGGGTCGTTCCTGCACTCGAGCATCGCTCCGGTGACGCGCAGCGCGGGCGTTCACGAAGCCAGCGTCTCGCCGCGCGCGGCCGTTTCGCCTGCAATCCGGCGTGCGTGGCGGCGCGTCGCGTAACGCTTTTCGACGACGTTTGCACCACCGGTGCGACATTGCTCGACTGCGCCGGCTCGGTGCGGGAGGCGGGCGGAATTGTCGAGGATGCCGTTGTGGTCGCGGTGACGAAGAGCGACCGGTGTGGAGTCTTCCCGGCATGA
- a CDS encoding alcohol dehydrogenase catalytic domain-containing protein, producing MLVAPRRIELREEAEPSPSEGGIVVRVRAALTDGTDLKTYRRGHPKMPMPTRFGHEFSGDVIAVGNGVTRFAPGDAVMCVHTAPCGECFWCERRQEELCEDVMRTMLLGAYSDCIAVPERVVRLNCFHKPANVGYAEAAFLEPLACVMHSIAMLEPAPGSNVAIIGNGGFGILHALLLQRRGVDAMLFGRRLERIDLARELGLRSIDARAEPVRESVLALTDGRGADAAIECTGTAAMWESAPFIVRRGGRVVFFAGLPAQERVSFLAARLHYDQVQLLSPFHFTPRDVRAAFELIAERSLPLERLLSHVYSLGDIAVAFEKLDAGEGLKVLIEP from the coding sequence ATGCTTGTCGCGCCGCGACGGATCGAGCTGCGGGAAGAAGCCGAACCGTCGCCGTCCGAGGGCGGCATTGTGGTGCGCGTCCGCGCCGCTCTTACCGACGGCACCGATCTGAAGACCTATCGCCGAGGTCATCCGAAGATGCCGATGCCGACGCGCTTCGGCCACGAATTTTCGGGTGACGTCATTGCGGTCGGCAACGGCGTTACCCGTTTTGCCCCCGGCGATGCGGTCATGTGCGTGCACACAGCGCCCTGCGGAGAGTGCTTCTGGTGCGAACGCCGCCAAGAAGAACTCTGCGAAGACGTGATGCGTACGATGCTCTTGGGAGCGTACTCCGACTGCATCGCGGTGCCGGAGCGCGTGGTGCGGCTCAACTGCTTTCACAAGCCGGCGAATGTAGGGTACGCTGAAGCCGCATTTCTCGAACCGCTCGCCTGCGTCATGCATTCGATCGCGATGCTCGAGCCGGCGCCGGGCTCGAACGTAGCGATTATCGGCAACGGTGGATTCGGCATTCTCCACGCGCTGCTGCTGCAACGACGCGGCGTTGACGCGATGCTCTTTGGACGGCGGCTCGAGCGCATCGATCTCGCGCGGGAGCTCGGATTGCGAAGTATTGACGCGCGCGCCGAACCTGTTCGCGAGAGCGTACTTGCGCTCACCGACGGGCGCGGGGCCGACGCCGCGATCGAATGTACCGGCACGGCGGCCATGTGGGAGAGTGCTCCCTTCATCGTGCGCCGCGGCGGCCGCGTCGTCTTTTTTGCGGGCCTGCCGGCGCAGGAGCGCGTTTCGTTTCTTGCGGCCCGGCTGCATTACGACCAAGTGCAGCTGCTCTCGCCGTTTCATTTCACGCCGCGGGACGTGCGCGCAGCCTTCGAGCTGATCGCGGAACGCTCGCTGCCCCTCGAGCGGCTTCTGTCGCACGTTTACTCGCTCGGGGATATCGCCGTCGCTTTCGAAAAGCTCGACGCCGGCGAAGGCCTCAAGGTCTTGATCGAACCCTGA
- the dapA gene encoding 4-hydroxy-tetrahydrodipicolinate synthase: MNTRLGSILTAMVTPFDERGELNLREAQRLARWLVERGNDGLVVAGSTGEGQTLDAQERAALWRAVKEAVGSTAVVVANAGTNSTRESVAAVEDAAAAGADAILGVVPYYNKPTQSGMLAHFGALAQATPLPVVVYNIPGRTAANMLPETLLELSQRHSNLAGVKESSGDLKQIGMILRDRRSDFIVWAGDDHLFLPCLALGADGVVGVASHLCSLEYRAMAEAFRDGRVAEAAQIHASLLPLIDALFATTSPIPIKWAMRELGFGVGDCRLPLDAMPAALAERLGPLIAAFLQVR; this comes from the coding sequence ATGAATACGCGGCTTGGCTCGATTTTGACGGCAATGGTGACTCCGTTCGACGAGCGTGGCGAACTGAATCTCCGCGAGGCGCAGCGACTGGCGCGGTGGCTCGTCGAACGCGGAAACGATGGCCTCGTCGTCGCGGGTTCCACGGGTGAAGGGCAGACGCTCGATGCGCAGGAGCGCGCCGCATTATGGCGCGCCGTCAAAGAAGCCGTGGGTTCAACCGCGGTCGTCGTTGCCAACGCGGGCACGAACTCAACTCGCGAATCGGTGGCCGCTGTCGAAGACGCCGCCGCGGCGGGCGCGGATGCGATCCTCGGTGTCGTTCCCTATTATAACAAGCCGACACAGAGTGGAATGCTCGCGCATTTCGGCGCGCTAGCCCAAGCAACGCCGCTGCCCGTCGTGGTCTACAATATTCCCGGCCGAACCGCCGCGAATATGCTGCCGGAAACGCTTTTGGAGTTGTCCCAGCGCCATTCCAATCTGGCCGGCGTAAAAGAGTCGAGCGGCGATCTCAAACAAATCGGCATGATCTTGCGCGATCGCCGCAGTGACTTCATCGTCTGGGCGGGCGACGATCATCTCTTTCTGCCGTGTCTCGCGCTCGGCGCCGATGGCGTCGTGGGCGTGGCTTCGCATCTTTGCTCCTTGGAGTACCGCGCGATGGCCGAGGCGTTTCGTGACGGAAGAGTGGCTGAAGCTGCGCAGATTCATGCCTCACTGCTGCCGCTCATCGACGCGCTTTTCGCGACGACGAGTCCAATCCCGATAAAATGGGCGATGCGCGAGTTGGGGTTCGGCGTGGGCGATTGCCGCTTGCCGCTCGACGCGATGCCGGCGGCCCTCGCTGAGCGGCTAGGTCCGCTCATCGCGGCGTTTCTTCAGGTGCGGTGA
- a CDS encoding aspartate kinase, whose translation MTAGERTRDKLDRIAVLKFGGTSVATRENRAIAYERVRESREAGFATVAVISAMGRAPEPYATDTLLGLIDRRADTCNSDVLLSAGELISAAVFAEGLASEGIEAVALSGAQAGIVTDARHGDATVLHVEPQRILDILNCGAVPVVAGFQGATSNGTVTTLGRGGTDLSAIAIGHALDAQRVDIYTDVSGAMTADPRRVAAARTIERASLAEMTELANHGAKVMHDKAAEYAGRTSTRYSIKGLRTDRGTLVEEHSDEDHPVTGVTASGRVTWIRIIRGDVESPKRRMETELEMFRRVAEAKISIDQVTINQAGVAFVVDGDRGAEIRRLLGDLNLAVRVRDDCSKLSVVGSGMRYAPGVVHRVVEALSRADVEIIHCTDSNVTISVLVPSDHVTRAEIAVHEQFGLDKGATFR comes from the coding sequence ATGACCGCCGGTGAGCGAACGCGCGATAAACTCGATCGCATCGCCGTGCTCAAGTTCGGAGGAACGTCGGTGGCAACGCGCGAGAATCGAGCGATTGCCTACGAGCGAGTGCGCGAGTCGCGCGAGGCAGGCTTTGCAACGGTCGCCGTCATCTCGGCCATGGGCCGCGCCCCGGAACCCTACGCCACCGACACGCTTTTGGGATTGATCGATCGGCGAGCCGACACGTGCAACTCCGACGTGCTCCTCTCTGCCGGCGAACTGATATCTGCCGCCGTTTTCGCCGAGGGTTTGGCAAGCGAAGGAATCGAAGCGGTCGCCCTTTCCGGTGCGCAGGCCGGTATCGTTACCGACGCGCGACACGGTGACGCCACAGTGCTGCACGTCGAACCCCAAAGGATCCTCGATATACTCAATTGCGGTGCTGTTCCGGTGGTTGCTGGTTTTCAAGGTGCTACCTCGAACGGGACCGTAACGACGCTCGGGCGCGGCGGTACGGATCTCTCGGCCATCGCCATCGGTCATGCGCTCGACGCGCAGCGCGTCGATATCTATACGGACGTGAGCGGCGCGATGACTGCCGATCCGCGACGCGTTGCGGCAGCACGAACTATCGAACGGGCCTCGCTCGCCGAAATGACCGAGCTTGCGAATCACGGTGCCAAAGTGATGCACGATAAAGCCGCAGAGTATGCCGGCCGTACGTCCACGCGCTATTCGATCAAAGGCTTACGAACCGATCGCGGGACGCTCGTCGAGGAGCACTCCGACGAAGATCATCCGGTGACGGGCGTAACCGCCTCCGGGCGGGTCACTTGGATTCGCATTATCCGGGGCGACGTAGAGTCTCCAAAGCGCCGGATGGAAACCGAGCTCGAGATGTTTCGTCGCGTCGCCGAAGCGAAAATCTCCATCGATCAGGTGACGATCAATCAAGCCGGCGTCGCATTCGTCGTCGACGGCGACCGCGGCGCCGAGATACGCAGGCTGCTCGGCGACTTGAATCTTGCCGTTCGCGTGCGCGACGATTGTTCGAAGCTTTCGGTGGTTGGCTCCGGCATGCGATACGCGCCTGGCGTCGTTCACCGAGTGGTCGAGGCGCTCTCACGAGCCGACGTCGAAATCATTCACTGTACCGACAGCAATGTGACAATCTCAGTTCTCGTCCCGAGCGATCACGTTACGAGAGCCGAAATCGCCGTTCACGAGCAGTTCGGACTCGACAAAGGAGCGACGTTTCGATGA
- the ribD gene encoding bifunctional diaminohydroxyphosphoribosylaminopyrimidine deaminase/5-amino-6-(5-phosphoribosylamino)uracil reductase RibD, with amino-acid sequence MESSRHELTPLDRLFLQRAYELAARGIGGTSPNPPVGAVVVRGGHVVGEGYHRRAGDAHAERIALARAGSNVPGATVYVSLEPCGHTGRTPPCTDALIEAGVARVVAGLADPSERGGAAELRRQGIDVTIADDPVARDLIEIFARGLDAGRPFVALKMAMSLDGMVASCAGVRERLSSEAEERYVRELRTVYDAVLVGAGTARIDDPLLTVRPPHSRARPYVRIIACEDHPISMNSRALTAEPGYATTIILAPAALRDRFDTLRGVADVMEIGTPTSAKLDLTQAFAALRSRGILSVLCEGGPRLAASLLASKMVDRLYWAIAPRFLRNENSVPVVCGTDLSGVHARLDRITRLGSDILISAVPCHPEPVEG; translated from the coding sequence GTGGAGTCTTCCCGGCATGAGCTAACGCCGCTCGACCGGCTCTTTTTGCAGCGGGCATACGAACTTGCGGCTCGCGGTATCGGTGGAACCTCGCCGAACCCGCCCGTCGGTGCCGTCGTCGTTCGCGGCGGGCACGTTGTCGGCGAAGGCTACCATCGGCGCGCGGGCGATGCGCATGCCGAACGGATCGCGCTCGCGCGCGCCGGTTCGAACGTTCCCGGCGCAACAGTCTACGTCTCGCTCGAGCCTTGCGGGCATACGGGGCGCACCCCGCCATGCACCGATGCGCTGATCGAAGCGGGCGTTGCGCGAGTCGTCGCCGGCCTGGCGGATCCAAGTGAACGCGGAGGCGCCGCCGAGCTGCGTCGCCAGGGCATCGACGTGACCATTGCCGACGACCCTGTCGCGCGTGACTTGATCGAAATATTCGCGCGCGGCCTCGATGCCGGTCGTCCGTTCGTGGCATTGAAGATGGCGATGTCGCTCGACGGGATGGTTGCTAGTTGCGCAGGCGTACGCGAGCGGCTAAGCTCGGAGGCCGAAGAGCGATACGTACGCGAGTTGCGAACCGTCTACGACGCCGTTCTCGTGGGCGCGGGCACGGCGCGGATCGACGATCCGCTTTTAACGGTGCGCCCGCCACACAGTCGCGCGCGACCGTACGTGCGGATTATCGCTTGTGAGGACCATCCGATTTCTATGAATAGCCGCGCGCTGACTGCCGAGCCCGGTTATGCAACGACGATCATACTCGCGCCGGCTGCATTGCGCGACCGCTTTGATACTCTACGGGGAGTTGCCGACGTAATGGAGATCGGCACGCCGACGAGCGCGAAGCTCGACCTCACGCAAGCGTTCGCGGCGTTGCGCTCGCGGGGTATCTTGAGCGTGCTCTGCGAAGGCGGCCCGAGGCTTGCTGCGAGTTTGCTGGCCTCAAAGATGGTCGACCGCCTCTATTGGGCGATCGCGCCGCGTTTTTTGCGCAACGAAAACTCCGTGCCGGTCGTCTGCGGCACCGACCTCAGCGGCGTTCATGCACGTTTGGACCGGATCACGCGGCTGGGTTCCGACATTCTAATTTCCGCCGTCCCGTGTCACCCTGAGCCTGTCGAAGGGTGA
- a CDS encoding alcohol dehydrogenase catalytic domain-containing protein — protein sequence MPQQMRAAVLYDVDDVRIEQREIPQIGDGEVLVQTMASGICSGDVMGWYIRRKAPLVLGHEPAGIVAQTRGETGLQIGDRVFVHHHAPCFECRACTRKEYVQCATWRATKIDPGGIAEYFRVPHTNLRDTLVLPADVGFADASLVEPLACVVKSLRRSGVRASDRLYVIGLGVMGLLHVLAATALGAEVFASDFIEGRRAIARQNGATAFHPDEAARELGAGADVVICGPGTPRAIHAAVAATAPAGTVVMFTPFPPETPVTIDPELLYFGDLRIVASYSCGPDDTRAALDLIARGVVRAAKIGSDFVALEDVPDAYRALAESRIVKPIVTFAP from the coding sequence ATGCCTCAGCAGATGCGGGCCGCCGTGCTCTACGACGTCGACGACGTCCGGATCGAACAACGGGAGATTCCGCAGATCGGCGACGGTGAAGTGTTGGTGCAGACCATGGCCAGCGGCATCTGCAGCGGCGACGTCATGGGCTGGTACATTCGACGCAAAGCGCCGCTGGTGCTCGGACACGAGCCGGCCGGAATTGTGGCGCAAACGCGAGGCGAAACAGGACTGCAGATCGGCGACCGGGTTTTCGTGCATCACCACGCACCCTGTTTCGAGTGCAGAGCCTGCACCCGCAAGGAGTACGTGCAGTGCGCCACCTGGCGTGCAACGAAAATCGATCCCGGCGGCATCGCGGAATATTTTCGCGTACCTCATACGAACTTGCGCGACACGCTCGTACTTCCGGCGGATGTCGGGTTCGCCGATGCTTCGCTCGTCGAACCGCTGGCGTGCGTGGTGAAGTCGTTGCGCCGTAGCGGCGTCCGCGCGTCCGATCGTCTGTACGTGATCGGCCTTGGGGTGATGGGATTGCTTCACGTATTGGCGGCCACCGCGCTCGGCGCCGAAGTCTTCGCCAGCGACTTCATCGAAGGGCGGCGAGCTATTGCAAGGCAAAATGGGGCAACCGCTTTCCATCCCGACGAAGCAGCGCGAGAGCTCGGCGCCGGGGCCGATGTCGTTATCTGTGGTCCGGGTACGCCGCGCGCAATTCATGCCGCCGTGGCGGCAACCGCTCCGGCCGGCACGGTCGTAATGTTCACGCCATTTCCGCCGGAAACGCCGGTGACGATTGACCCCGAGCTCCTTTATTTCGGCGACCTGCGCATCGTTGCAAGTTATTCGTGCGGCCCCGATGACACGCGAGCGGCCCTCGATCTGATCGCTCGAGGTGTCGTTCGCGCCGCGAAAATCGGTTCCGACTTCGTGGCGCTCGAGGACGTGCCTGACGCCTACCGCGCGCTCGCCGAATCCCGCATCGTCAAGCCGATTGTAACCTTCGCGCCTTAA
- a CDS encoding TlpA family protein disulfide reductase: protein MSRALLVVAAAGAVALAAARPAAVFSDNLQIGQSAPAFHVNTTDGLSLTGNFGGRPVYINVFATWCPPCRRELPSVIAHAKQYRDRIVFLFVDEQEPPNVAKQFASSLGVVMPVAIDPGQFAATFGVGGLPWSIFIDRRGIVQYIYRGNIPPIVLDDQLSKLASS, encoded by the coding sequence GTGTCCCGCGCGCTTTTGGTCGTTGCCGCCGCCGGCGCTGTCGCGCTAGCCGCCGCGCGGCCGGCTGCGGTCTTTAGCGATAACTTGCAGATCGGCCAGTCGGCGCCGGCTTTTCACGTCAACACTACCGACGGCTTATCGCTCACAGGCAATTTTGGCGGCAGGCCGGTTTACATCAACGTCTTTGCGACATGGTGCCCGCCCTGCCGAAGAGAGCTGCCCTCCGTGATCGCGCACGCCAAGCAGTATCGCGACCGCATCGTCTTTCTTTTCGTTGACGAGCAAGAACCGCCGAACGTTGCGAAACAATTTGCTTCTTCGTTAGGCGTGGTTATGCCGGTTGCGATCGATCCCGGACAGTTTGCGGCGACGTTCGGAGTGGGCGGGCTGCCGTGGAGTATTTTCATCGATCGACGCGGCATCGTGCAGTACATCTATCGCGGAAATATTCCGCCGATCGTTCTCGACGACCAGCTTTCAAAGCTAGCCTCTAGCTAA
- a CDS encoding acyl-CoA thioesterase, whose product MTHFRDELPPSARIFESKLQVQWADVDVAGIMYFAAYSRFAEYAEMQLFAELGFPYERVFDEFGFWLPRVRVVAEYHAPAFMSDWLRMRTHVERVGASSLHWRTVFFNERTGEAGAAMSFIVATIDAIEKKSRPLPEPIRAALLSCV is encoded by the coding sequence ATGACCCATTTTCGCGACGAGTTGCCGCCGAGCGCGCGAATCTTTGAATCGAAGCTGCAAGTTCAGTGGGCCGACGTCGACGTCGCGGGCATCATGTATTTTGCGGCGTATTCACGATTTGCCGAGTACGCGGAGATGCAGCTCTTTGCCGAACTCGGCTTTCCCTACGAGCGCGTCTTCGACGAGTTCGGCTTCTGGCTGCCGCGCGTGCGCGTCGTCGCCGAGTATCATGCCCCGGCATTCATGAGCGATTGGTTGCGCATGCGCACGCACGTCGAACGCGTGGGCGCTTCGAGCCTGCATTGGCGCACGGTATTCTTTAACGAACGCACAGGGGAAGCCGGGGCGGCGATGAGCTTTATCGTCGCAACGATCGATGCCATTGAGAAGAAAAGCCGTCCGCTGCCCGAGCCGATTCGCGCCGCGCTGCTATCGTGCGTGTAG
- a CDS encoding WecB/TagA/CpsF family glycosyltransferase yields MTSLRILGCRLDPIDSAEATRRILAFVREGGGAQIVTLGTEMVVYAQRDAHFRSVVNACALSLCDTVGLLMVARMRGATLRERVTGVELVERLCSAAALEGASVYFLGGAEGVAAQAGAVLQARYSGLRVAGTCSGYFADDQTPAIVQAIANSGARLLFVGLGSPRQEFWLAEHLRETRCGAAVGVGGSFDVIAGRVERAPHSLRRLGLEWLYRLGKEPWRWRRQLALPRFVWLVALEQLGIGRTRESSMRS; encoded by the coding sequence GTGACGTCGCTGAGAATCTTGGGATGCCGTCTCGATCCAATCGATTCCGCCGAAGCGACCCGTCGTATTCTCGCGTTCGTCCGGGAAGGCGGCGGCGCACAAATCGTTACGCTTGGAACGGAGATGGTCGTTTACGCACAGCGGGACGCCCACTTTCGTTCGGTCGTCAACGCGTGCGCGCTCTCGCTCTGCGATACGGTCGGTTTATTGATGGTGGCGCGTATGCGGGGCGCGACGCTACGCGAGCGAGTCACCGGCGTTGAGCTCGTCGAGCGGCTCTGCAGCGCGGCCGCGTTGGAAGGCGCATCGGTCTATTTCCTCGGCGGCGCCGAGGGAGTGGCTGCTCAAGCCGGCGCCGTTTTGCAAGCGCGGTATAGCGGCTTGCGAGTCGCCGGGACGTGCAGCGGTTACTTCGCCGACGATCAAACTCCCGCGATCGTCCAGGCAATCGCAAACAGCGGTGCGCGTCTGCTCTTTGTCGGCCTCGGTTCGCCGCGCCAAGAGTTTTGGCTCGCCGAACACCTGCGAGAAACGCGATGCGGCGCGGCGGTCGGCGTCGGCGGATCGTTCGACGTGATCGCCGGTAGAGTCGAACGAGCCCCACACTCGTTGCGGCGACTTGGCTTAGAATGGCTCTATCGTCTGGGCAAAGAGCCCTGGCGGTGGCGGCGCCAACTCGCGCTGCCACGATTCGTGTGGCTGGTAGCACTCGAGCAGCTTGGTATCGGCCGCACGCGCGAAAGCTCGATGCGTTCGTGA
- a CDS encoding riboflavin synthase — MFTGLIQYRGTVIGHDVAPQGGLRLAARCEGVAREDPQPKDSIAVDGVCLTATSVDSDSITFDVIPETIACSTVGERRIGDSVNLEYALRLGERMGGHFVYGHVDAAATVLKVIAEGQGARIRVEMPNFLAAMIVPKGFVAVDGVSLTVADAGEEWFEVALIPETLARTTLGSRPPGSRVNLEVDPLARYARGIGR, encoded by the coding sequence TTGTTTACCGGCTTGATCCAGTACCGGGGCACGGTGATCGGTCACGACGTCGCGCCCCAAGGCGGCTTGAGGCTCGCGGCGCGCTGCGAAGGCGTGGCCCGCGAAGACCCTCAGCCGAAAGATTCGATTGCGGTCGACGGCGTCTGCCTGACCGCAACCTCCGTTGATTCCGACTCGATTACGTTCGATGTGATTCCTGAAACAATCGCGTGCAGCACCGTTGGCGAGCGCCGAATCGGCGATTCAGTCAACCTGGAATACGCGTTACGACTGGGCGAGCGAATGGGCGGCCATTTTGTCTACGGTCACGTCGACGCCGCGGCCACAGTCTTGAAGGTCATTGCCGAGGGCCAGGGCGCGCGCATACGAGTCGAAATGCCCAACTTTCTCGCGGCGATGATCGTGCCCAAGGGATTCGTCGCGGTTGACGGCGTCAGCCTGACCGTAGCGGACGCCGGAGAAGAGTGGTTCGAGGTCGCACTGATTCCGGAAACCCTCGCGCGCACGACGCTCGGCTCGCGCCCCCCCGGCAGCCGCGTGAATCTCGAAGTCGATCCACTGGCGCGCTATGCTCGCGGTATCGGCCGATGA
- a CDS encoding NDP-sugar synthase: MKAMILAGGLSTRLYPLTKLVPKPLVPLAGVPNAAHLLRYLRAYGFDEIAINLHYLADAIVAALGDGSQWDVRLHYSYEPELLGSAGGVKKIEGFFGPEPFVVIGCDEVTDLRLDRLVDFHREREALATIGLVEREQVDQYGVVVLDSSGKIVEFQEKPAPGTERSKLVNTGVYVFSSKIFEHIPDDEFYDFGKQVFPALQLAGERFYGFDARGAYWADIGTPGEYRRASYDVVRGVVRIPMTKPNGIDASATIARSARIEGPVRIGAGVHVGEGVAIVGPTLLDDGVRVETGARLERSICWRGAAIGERAELRDTIVGNDYVVPAERALDNELVAIEWV; this comes from the coding sequence GTGAAAGCGATGATCTTGGCGGGCGGTCTCTCCACCCGCTTGTATCCTCTGACGAAGCTTGTTCCCAAACCGCTGGTTCCGCTGGCCGGTGTTCCGAACGCCGCCCATCTGCTGCGCTATCTCCGCGCATATGGCTTCGATGAGATTGCGATCAACCTTCACTATCTTGCTGATGCCATCGTAGCGGCGCTCGGCGACGGCTCGCAGTGGGACGTTCGACTCCACTATTCGTACGAGCCGGAGCTGCTGGGCAGCGCGGGCGGCGTTAAGAAGATCGAAGGCTTTTTTGGGCCCGAGCCTTTTGTCGTGATCGGCTGCGATGAAGTGACCGATCTGCGACTCGATCGGCTCGTTGATTTTCACCGCGAACGCGAAGCGCTCGCTACGATTGGTTTGGTCGAGCGCGAGCAGGTCGACCAGTATGGTGTCGTGGTTCTCGATTCGAGCGGTAAAATTGTCGAATTCCAAGAGAAACCGGCGCCGGGGACCGAGCGCAGCAAGCTCGTCAATACCGGAGTCTATGTCTTCTCATCGAAAATTTTCGAGCATATTCCGGACGACGAGTTTTACGATTTCGGCAAGCAAGTCTTTCCGGCGCTCCAACTCGCGGGCGAGCGGTTTTACGGATTCGACGCGCGCGGCGCGTACTGGGCCGACATCGGTACGCCCGGCGAGTATCGCCGCGCGAGTTACGATGTCGTTCGCGGCGTTGTGCGAATCCCGATGACCAAGCCAAATGGCATCGACGCGTCGGCGACGATTGCCCGGAGCGCTCGCATCGAAGGCCCGGTTCGTATCGGAGCCGGCGTGCATGTCGGCGAAGGCGTCGCAATCGTCGGTCCCACCCTGCTCGACGACGGCGTGCGTGTCGAAACGGGCGCGCGGCTGGAGCGCTCAATTTGTTGGCGCGGCGCGGCGATCGGGGAGCGCGCCGAGCTGCGTGACACCATTGTCGGCAACGACTACGTTGTCCCGGCGGAACGTGCCCTGGACAACGAGCTCGTCGCCATTGAATGGGTATAG
- a CDS encoding aspartate-semialdehyde dehydrogenase — translation MNVAVVGATGAVGETILRVLEERRLPIDQLGTFASRERDLGARFRGNSMRVRATSAEALGGFDVVFFAGGEEASEAYAPALIARGAVVIDNSASFRLHEGVPLIVPKVNGETLKAEHRLLPVANCTAIVLCSALRPVRDVAGLRRVSVATYQAASGAGRAGIDEFLAGERALVLDEREPQPVAFSRPLARNVVPQVGRLDSAGWTGEERKIRDETRKMLDLPELHLSATAVRVPVRTAHSAAVFVETQRPTTAVELARAFERAPGIVFHRDGIVTPREVEGTDEVHVARLRVEPSDEAQSERGTDVAFWCVGDQLRTGAATNAVEILELLLKKGYLTA, via the coding sequence GTGAACGTCGCCGTTGTGGGCGCGACGGGCGCCGTAGGAGAAACGATCTTGCGCGTGCTCGAGGAGCGCCGCCTGCCAATCGATCAGTTGGGAACGTTTGCGTCGCGCGAGCGCGACCTCGGTGCGCGTTTTCGTGGCAACTCGATGCGCGTTCGCGCTACCTCCGCCGAAGCGCTGGGCGGATTCGACGTCGTTTTTTTCGCCGGAGGCGAAGAAGCCAGCGAAGCCTACGCGCCGGCCTTGATTGCGCGCGGGGCCGTGGTTATTGATAACAGCGCCAGCTTTCGACTGCATGAGGGCGTTCCGCTGATCGTTCCGAAGGTCAACGGTGAGACGCTCAAGGCCGAGCATCGATTGCTTCCGGTCGCCAACTGCACCGCGATCGTTCTTTGCAGCGCGCTGCGTCCGGTCCGCGATGTCGCCGGCCTGCGACGCGTATCGGTCGCGACCTATCAAGCCGCGAGCGGTGCCGGACGTGCCGGCATTGACGAGTTTCTTGCCGGCGAGCGCGCGCTAGTGTTGGATGAGCGGGAGCCGCAACCCGTCGCCTTTTCGCGACCGCTGGCGCGAAACGTGGTACCTCAGGTCGGCCGGCTCGACAGCGCCGGGTGGACGGGCGAAGAGCGCAAGATTCGCGACGAGACGCGTAAGATGCTCGATTTGCCCGAGCTCCATCTTAGTGCTACGGCGGTGCGCGTGCCGGTGCGCACGGCTCACAGCGCGGCCGTCTTTGTCGAAACTCAGCGTCCGACGACGGCCGTTGAGCTCGCGCGCGCCTTTGAGAGAGCACCCGGAATTGTATTCCACCGCGACGGCATCGTGACGCCCCGCGAGGTCGAGGGTACCGACGAGGTGCACGTCGCGCGATTGCGCGTCGAGCCAAGCGATGAGGCGCAGAGCGAGCGCGGGACCGACGTGGCATTCTGGTGCGTTGGCGATCAGCTTCGCACCGGAGCGGCGACCAATGCGGTCGAGATTCTCGAGTTGTTGCTGAAGAAGGGATACCTTACAGCATGA